One segment of Paenibacillus sp. FSL R7-0337 DNA contains the following:
- a CDS encoding sigma-70 family RNA polymerase sigma factor has product MQQWIERVQQGDAEAFRELSGHVRGMAYVVAYDMLSDVQLAEDAVQEALLEAYMNLGSLQEPAAFPGWFKTIVVRQCHRLLRRKTETTLPLEAAEQVPGSSPGAAEIVEYREWTQVLHNSVSELSAKLRVPLQLFYFYGYSLQEISVYLGLPVATLKKRLYDGRRKLKGALPVADLAAAFHLLHEGGARMLHIVNGDTVGDKLKRGIVQGEVLVWREIYSAGPIFTDPAAEQNRLLRAEVLQGTMGIPAAEYLAGCAEQERRISGFRQYDEVVLWFEHDLFDQSMLAYLLHWFNGQNLGNTKLSLLCIGEFPGIELFHGLGQLTEAQLSTLPGTWRKIGRKELQLGSLLWEAYAAADPSELADLLAAKREELAGGTLVFAYDAFMAHLSRLPSVENGLGIVEQTTLQAVASGMDTPLKLFRQVTDQLHRLGMGDTEYWKILRTLTAGKPLLEIEGASELTDYREVPEFLHRSVTLTGWGEQLLAGAADRLQLQSIDEWFGGLHLKGHDVSWRWDRAAGQPVSTRHPHGRNRM; this is encoded by the coding sequence ATGCAACAGTGGATTGAACGAGTGCAGCAGGGCGATGCCGAAGCCTTCCGGGAGCTTAGCGGGCATGTGCGGGGGATGGCTTACGTAGTGGCCTACGATATGCTCAGCGATGTACAGCTCGCGGAAGACGCGGTGCAGGAAGCCTTGCTGGAGGCGTATATGAATCTTGGCAGCCTTCAGGAGCCGGCCGCGTTCCCGGGATGGTTCAAAACGATCGTGGTCAGGCAATGCCACCGGCTGCTGCGGCGTAAGACAGAGACAACCCTGCCTCTGGAGGCAGCGGAGCAAGTGCCCGGGTCATCCCCCGGTGCAGCGGAGATTGTTGAATACCGGGAATGGACACAGGTGCTGCACAATTCAGTGTCGGAATTGTCCGCCAAGCTGCGGGTACCGCTGCAATTGTTCTACTTCTACGGGTACTCGCTTCAGGAGATTTCCGTGTATCTGGGTCTTCCCGTCGCTACGCTGAAGAAAAGGCTGTATGACGGCAGACGCAAGCTGAAGGGCGCTTTACCTGTTGCCGATCTGGCTGCTGCATTTCATCTGTTACATGAAGGGGGAGCACGTATGCTGCATATTGTGAATGGTGACACGGTGGGAGATAAGCTGAAACGGGGAATTGTCCAGGGAGAGGTGCTGGTGTGGAGAGAGATCTATTCGGCAGGGCCGATCTTCACCGATCCGGCGGCAGAGCAGAATCGGCTGCTGCGGGCTGAGGTACTACAGGGCACGATGGGTATTCCGGCGGCTGAATATCTGGCGGGCTGTGCGGAGCAGGAGCGCAGAATTAGCGGATTCCGCCAGTATGATGAGGTGGTGCTGTGGTTTGAGCATGATCTCTTCGACCAGAGTATGTTGGCCTACCTATTACACTGGTTCAATGGGCAAAATCTGGGCAATACGAAGCTGAGCCTGCTCTGCATCGGAGAATTCCCCGGGATTGAGCTGTTCCATGGTCTGGGACAGCTGACGGAAGCCCAGCTTAGCACCCTGCCGGGAACCTGGCGGAAAATTGGCCGCAAGGAGCTGCAACTGGGGAGCCTGCTGTGGGAGGCATACGCGGCTGCCGATCCAAGCGAGCTGGCTGATCTGCTTGCAGCGAAGCGGGAGGAGCTGGCGGGCGGCACGCTTGTTTTTGCCTATGATGCCTTCATGGCCCATCTCTCCCGCCTGCCTTCCGTAGAGAATGGACTCGGCATTGTCGAACAGACCACTCTCCAAGCTGTAGCTAGCGGTATGGATACGCCGCTTAAGCTGTTCCGTCAGGTTACGGATCAGCTCCACCGGCTTGGCATGGGCGATACGGAATACTGGAAGATCCTGCGCACACTTACAGCCGGAAAGCCGCTGCTTGAAATCGAGGGTGCGTCAGAGCTAACAGATTACAGGGAAGTACCGGAATTCCTGCACCGCAGCGTTACGCTGACTGGATGGGGGGAGCAACTGTTGGCCGGAGCAGCCGACCGCTTACAGCTGCAAAGTATCGATGAATGGTTCGGCGGCCTGCATCTGAAGGGTCATGACGTCTCTTGGCGCTGGGACCGCGCTGCGGGACAGCCTGTAAGCACCCGTCATCCGCACGGACGGAATAGAATGTAA
- a CDS encoding metallophosphoesterase family protein has product MKKEESGIRTLVISDIHGCIEEFNLLLRRAEYNPSRDQLILLGDYVDRGPDSRAVVEQVKRLAEAEGVILLRGNHDQMACDALAGEDDKRDTHWITNGGFHTLLSYCGGRDSVLLHPDSGWRDYTEMKRFMRTEYKEHLDFLGSLPYYYETQTHLFLHAGIDPSLADWRTQREYDFIWIREPFYNHPVTSTEKTVVFGHTSTVDLQDGAGVWFSPLGDKIGIDGGCVYGEQLNCLEISEEGYKTYAVRLGERE; this is encoded by the coding sequence CTGAAAAAGGAGGAGAGCGGCATCAGAACATTAGTAATCAGTGACATCCACGGCTGTATAGAGGAATTCAACCTGCTGCTCCGCCGGGCGGAGTATAACCCCTCCAGGGATCAATTGATCCTGCTGGGCGATTATGTGGACAGAGGACCTGACAGTAGGGCGGTCGTGGAACAGGTGAAGCGGCTTGCCGAGGCAGAGGGGGTTATTTTGCTGCGGGGCAACCATGATCAGATGGCCTGCGATGCGTTGGCGGGAGAGGATGATAAGCGGGATACCCACTGGATTACGAATGGGGGATTCCACACCCTGCTAAGCTATTGCGGAGGCCGGGATTCGGTCCTGCTGCACCCGGATTCAGGCTGGAGGGACTATACAGAGATGAAGCGGTTCATGCGTACGGAGTATAAGGAGCACCTGGATTTCTTGGGTTCGCTGCCCTATTACTATGAGACGCAGACCCATCTGTTCCTTCATGCGGGCATTGATCCTTCCCTTGCCGACTGGCGGACCCAGCGGGAGTATGATTTTATCTGGATTCGGGAGCCTTTCTACAATCATCCTGTTACTTCTACGGAGAAGACGGTCGTATTCGGTCATACCTCTACGGTAGATCTGCAGGACGGGGCAGGAGTCTGGTTCAGTCCGCTGGGTGACAAAATAGGCATCGACGGCGGCTGTGTGTACGGGGAGCAATTGAATTGTCTGGAGATTAGTGAAGAAGGATATAAGACCTATGCGGTCCGGCTTGGCGAGCGCGAGTAA
- a CDS encoding oleate hydratase, with product MGTYQRIHPQVQEGIASRKAYLVGGGIGSLSAAAFLIRDGQMPGRNIHILEQSSIYGGSMDGAGNAKDGYSARGGREIEEHFECFMELFGFIPSLSNPDRTVLDAFRELNLAEPIESHCRLVEKQGTPADFSSLGLSTAHALQLGKLTLATEERLGAVTIEQFFDPSFLETNFWYFWRSMFAFENWHSVVEVKRYMERFMHLISGMNQLKGILHTEYNQFDSLILPLMKWLEREGVQFDKGHQVTDLELDIKGDEKVVTAIQVLVNGSPKTIPVTRGDLVMVTNGSMTENSTVGDLDHPAVLNRSVTERGCWSLWGKLAAKSPDFGRPEVFCGDIDKSKWLSFTMTFTDDEIVFPYLLELTGDAPGMGGVVTIKDSSWMMSWTAPKQPHFINQPDNVKVLWAYGLFPDAEGDYIKKKMSDCTGRELLEELCYHMGLADRIPEILEHTTNVIPCMMPYITAQFMPRVLGDRPQVVPQGSVNLAFLGQFAEVPDDCVFTVEYSVRSAMMAVYELLKLEKEVIPVHPSKYDVRVLLTALRTCLGNKPLPLDKTLGELLAGTVLSKLI from the coding sequence ATGGGTACATATCAAAGAATTCATCCGCAGGTACAGGAAGGCATCGCTTCACGCAAGGCTTATCTCGTCGGAGGAGGAATCGGCTCCCTGTCGGCGGCGGCATTCCTGATCCGTGACGGGCAGATGCCCGGCCGGAATATTCATATTCTGGAGCAATCATCTATATACGGCGGTTCCATGGACGGGGCGGGCAATGCCAAGGACGGCTACAGCGCCCGGGGCGGACGCGAGATTGAAGAGCACTTCGAATGCTTCATGGAGCTGTTCGGCTTCATCCCTTCCTTGAGCAATCCGGACCGGACGGTGCTGGATGCATTCCGGGAGCTGAACCTGGCAGAACCGATTGAATCGCATTGCCGTCTGGTTGAAAAGCAAGGCACCCCCGCCGACTTCTCCTCGCTTGGACTTTCAACCGCACATGCGCTGCAGTTAGGCAAGCTGACGCTGGCTACCGAAGAGAGACTGGGCGCGGTGACGATTGAGCAGTTTTTTGATCCGAGCTTCCTGGAGACGAATTTCTGGTATTTCTGGCGCTCCATGTTCGCCTTCGAGAACTGGCATAGTGTGGTTGAGGTCAAGCGTTATATGGAACGGTTCATGCACCTGATCTCCGGGATGAACCAGCTGAAGGGGATTCTGCACACCGAATACAACCAGTTCGACTCGCTGATCCTGCCGCTGATGAAGTGGCTGGAGCGTGAGGGCGTTCAGTTTGACAAAGGGCACCAGGTCACGGATCTGGAGCTTGATATCAAGGGGGATGAGAAGGTTGTAACCGCGATTCAGGTGCTGGTGAACGGTTCGCCGAAGACGATTCCGGTGACACGCGGGGATCTGGTCATGGTCACGAACGGCTCAATGACAGAGAATTCTACCGTTGGCGATCTGGACCATCCGGCGGTGCTGAACCGCTCCGTTACAGAACGCGGCTGCTGGAGCCTCTGGGGCAAGCTTGCTGCTAAGTCCCCGGATTTCGGCCGTCCCGAGGTGTTCTGCGGGGATATCGACAAGTCCAAATGGCTGTCATTCACGATGACTTTTACCGATGATGAGATTGTATTCCCTTATCTGCTGGAACTGACGGGAGATGCTCCCGGCATGGGTGGGGTGGTGACGATCAAAGACTCCAGCTGGATGATGTCCTGGACCGCACCCAAGCAGCCGCATTTCATCAACCAGCCGGACAATGTGAAGGTGCTGTGGGCGTATGGCCTGTTCCCGGATGCCGAGGGCGACTATATTAAGAAAAAAATGAGCGACTGCACCGGACGTGAGCTGCTGGAGGAACTGTGCTACCATATGGGGCTTGCGGACCGCATTCCCGAGATTCTGGAGCATACCACGAATGTCATCCCTTGTATGATGCCTTATATCACTGCCCAGTTCATGCCGCGTGTTCTTGGCGACCGTCCGCAGGTCGTGCCGCAGGGGAGTGTGAATCTGGCCTTCCTCGGCCAGTTTGCCGAAGTCCCGGATGACTGTGTGTTCACGGTGGAGTATTCGGTCCGCTCCGCGATGATGGCTGTATATGAGCTTTTGAAGCTGGAAAAAGAAGTGATTCCCGTCCATCCGAGTAAATATGATGTTCGTGTGCTGCTGACCGCGCTCCGCACCTGTCTGGGCAACAAGCCGCTGCCGCTCGATAAGACGCTCGGTGAGCTGCTGGCGGGAACGGTACTCTCGAAATTGATCTAG
- a CDS encoding NAD(P)/FAD-dependent oxidoreductase, giving the protein MNESMELYDVTIIGGGPAGMYTAFYSGMRDLKTKLIEAKDELGGRMLIYPEKMIWDVGGVTPILCRQLIDQLAEQARTFDPTIVFGQQIVHQARQEDGTYILTSATGEQHWTRTVILTIGYGILQMAKLEIEGADRYEVTNLHYTVQELEPFRGKRVLISGGGDSAVDWANELEGIAASVTVVHRREQFGGHEKNIARMKASSVDVRVPCAVSQLHSSDGEQIDQVTVCHIQTGEHEQLAVDAVIVNHGLRSDFGPLKDWGLDMGEWCANVSGKLETNLPGIFAAGDFVDHESKVRLIAGTFTDAVLALNSAKLYMDPTAEKVAYVSSHNDRFKEKNKALGVADNH; this is encoded by the coding sequence ATGAATGAATCAATGGAATTATACGATGTGACGATTATTGGCGGCGGCCCCGCAGGCATGTATACAGCGTTCTATAGCGGAATGAGGGATTTGAAGACCAAGCTGATTGAAGCGAAGGATGAGCTGGGCGGCAGAATGCTGATCTATCCCGAGAAGATGATCTGGGATGTCGGAGGAGTAACACCTATTCTCTGCCGCCAGTTAATTGACCAGCTGGCAGAGCAGGCACGCACCTTCGATCCTACCATTGTATTTGGACAGCAGATTGTTCACCAGGCCCGCCAGGAGGACGGAACGTATATCCTGACCTCAGCCACAGGCGAGCAGCACTGGACCCGTACCGTTATTCTCACCATCGGATACGGTATTCTGCAGATGGCGAAGCTGGAGATTGAAGGCGCGGACCGCTATGAGGTGACGAACCTGCACTACACGGTACAGGAGCTGGAGCCCTTCCGCGGCAAACGGGTGCTGATCTCGGGCGGCGGGGATTCCGCAGTGGACTGGGCGAATGAGCTGGAAGGGATTGCCGCCAGTGTAACCGTGGTACACCGCCGGGAGCAGTTCGGCGGGCATGAGAAGAATATTGCCCGGATGAAGGCCTCCTCGGTGGATGTGCGTGTGCCTTGTGCGGTAAGCCAGCTGCACAGCAGTGACGGAGAGCAGATCGATCAGGTGACCGTCTGCCATATTCAGACCGGGGAGCATGAGCAGCTTGCGGTCGATGCCGTCATTGTCAACCACGGGCTGAGAAGCGACTTCGGTCCGCTGAAGGACTGGGGGCTGGATATGGGAGAGTGGTGTGCGAACGTCAGCGGGAAGCTGGAGACGAATCTTCCGGGTATCTTCGCTGCCGGAGATTTCGTGGATCATGAGAGCAAGGTAAGGCTCATTGCCGGAACGTTCACCGATGCGGTGCTTGCCCTGAACAGCGCGAAGCTGTACATGGACCCTACCGCTGAGAAGGTAGCCTACGTCTCCTCCCATAATGACCGGTTCAAGGAGAAGAACAAGGCACTTGGCGTAGCAGATAACCACTAG
- a CDS encoding iron ABC transporter permease, whose amino-acid sequence MNHQEVSGSGLDQKAERLKLRSRPWAATLILIGGLIALALGIAISVSFGAADIKLSVVWTAVFHFNPDITDHQIIRELRLPRVLGGVMVGAGLAVAGAIMQGMTRNPLADSGLMGINSGAGFALAVCFAFFPGLPFMYLILYSFVGAGAGAGIVYGVGSLAKGGLTPARLVLAGAALSALLSALSEGIALYFRIGQDLAFWYAGGLAGTKWFQLQIMSPWVIAAILGAIVLSRSITMLSLGEDIAKGLGQRTGLVKLAGTLIVLILAGASVAVVGAVGFVGLIIPHLTRYLVGVDYRWIIPCSAVLGALLAVGGDLTARMINPPHETPVGAIIALIGVPFFLYLARKERREL is encoded by the coding sequence ATGAATCATCAGGAAGTGTCCGGGAGCGGGCTGGATCAGAAGGCAGAGCGGCTGAAGCTGCGGTCCCGTCCCTGGGCGGCAACACTAATTCTTATTGGCGGCTTGATTGCGTTGGCGCTTGGTATTGCTATATCCGTATCGTTCGGGGCCGCAGATATTAAGCTGTCGGTCGTATGGACCGCAGTCTTTCATTTCAATCCCGATATTACCGACCATCAGATCATCCGCGAGCTTAGGCTGCCGCGTGTGCTGGGCGGTGTAATGGTGGGAGCCGGCCTCGCTGTGGCAGGAGCTATTATGCAAGGGATGACCCGCAATCCGCTGGCGGATTCGGGATTGATGGGCATTAACTCTGGAGCGGGCTTTGCGCTGGCGGTCTGCTTTGCATTTTTTCCGGGATTGCCATTCATGTATCTCATTCTTTATTCCTTCGTTGGCGCCGGAGCGGGAGCGGGAATTGTCTATGGAGTAGGCTCACTGGCGAAGGGCGGGCTAACCCCGGCCAGGCTCGTATTGGCAGGTGCCGCCCTCAGTGCGCTGCTCTCGGCGCTAAGTGAAGGGATCGCTCTGTATTTCCGGATCGGACAAGATCTGGCTTTCTGGTACGCCGGCGGTCTGGCCGGAACGAAGTGGTTCCAGCTGCAGATCATGTCTCCATGGGTCATAGCGGCTATCCTCGGAGCCATTGTGCTGTCCCGTTCGATTACAATGCTCAGCCTGGGTGAGGATATTGCCAAGGGGCTTGGGCAGCGTACAGGGCTGGTGAAATTGGCAGGAACGCTGATTGTCCTGATTCTGGCCGGAGCCTCTGTAGCTGTAGTAGGAGCTGTAGGGTTCGTCGGCCTGATCATCCCCCATCTGACCCGCTATCTGGTCGGTGTGGATTACCGCTGGATTATTCCCTGCTCTGCGGTGCTGGGTGCGCTGCTGGCGGTCGGGGGCGATCTCACCGCCCGGATGATCAATCCGCCGCATGAAACGCCGGTGGGTGCGATTATAGCGCTGATTGGGGTACCATTCTTCCTGTATCTGGCCCGAAAAGAAAGAAGGGAGCTGTAA
- a CDS encoding iron ABC transporter permease, which translates to MQSHKIISSEDARRKHGLRVIGVLAVLIVIMFIISVNTGYIRLTPLELLDTLVGKGTEKQELILFQFRLPRIVISLLIGTALAVSGAVMQGVFRNDLADPGILGINAGAGLMVMLLISFYPTTSAAPVYLLPVVAFAGAACTAALIYSLAYKRHQGISPIRLLLTGVAVAAGMSAAMIVLTLRLDPDKYQFVATWLAGSIWGTSWKFVLSLLPWIVILLPYVIYKARVMNVLNLGEQTATGLGANVTREQFRLLAAAVGLAASSVAVSGGIGFVGLVGPHLARRLVGPKHQLMLPASALIGALLVIAADTIGRRILQPSEIPTGIVVAVIGAPYFLYLLARTKS; encoded by the coding sequence ATGCAGAGCCATAAGATAATTTCTTCAGAAGATGCAAGGCGTAAGCATGGCCTCAGGGTGATCGGCGTGCTGGCTGTTCTGATTGTGATCATGTTCATTATAAGTGTGAATACAGGATACATAAGACTTACTCCGCTTGAACTGCTGGATACGCTGGTCGGCAAGGGAACGGAGAAGCAGGAGCTGATTCTGTTCCAGTTCCGCCTGCCGCGGATTGTCATTTCTCTGTTAATTGGTACCGCACTTGCCGTATCCGGCGCAGTGATGCAGGGGGTCTTCCGCAATGATCTGGCCGATCCGGGCATTCTCGGCATTAATGCCGGGGCCGGACTGATGGTCATGCTGCTGATTTCCTTCTACCCGACGACCTCGGCGGCACCGGTCTATCTGCTGCCCGTGGTGGCCTTTGCCGGGGCGGCCTGTACTGCCGCTCTGATCTACAGTCTTGCCTACAAGCGGCATCAGGGCATCTCGCCGATCCGGCTGCTGCTTACCGGGGTCGCTGTGGCGGCGGGCATGAGTGCGGCGATGATTGTGCTGACGCTTCGCCTTGACCCGGACAAGTATCAGTTCGTTGCCACCTGGCTGGCGGGCAGCATCTGGGGCACAAGCTGGAAGTTTGTCTTGTCCCTGCTGCCCTGGATTGTGATTCTGCTGCCTTATGTCATCTACAAGGCAAGGGTGATGAATGTACTTAATCTGGGCGAGCAGACAGCGACAGGACTCGGTGCTAATGTGACCAGAGAGCAGTTCCGACTGCTGGCAGCAGCGGTCGGACTTGCGGCCTCCAGCGTAGCGGTCAGCGGCGGCATCGGCTTCGTCGGGCTGGTCGGTCCGCATCTGGCACGGCGGCTGGTCGGACCGAAGCATCAGCTGATGCTGCCCGCCTCAGCGCTGATCGGCGCGCTGCTTGTTATTGCGGCGGATACGATCGGGCGGCGAATACTGCAGCCGTCCGAGATTCCTACCGGCATTGTGGTAGCTGTCATCGGCGCTCCATACTTTCTGTATCTTCTGGCCCGTACCAAATCTTAA
- a CDS encoding YDG domain-containing protein → MNHRPGKLLLSTLMIATTLFTPLETALGASAPSLTGITGHWAQGEVTDWVEKGFIQGYADGSFKPDNSLKRSEFMALINRAFGFTETAPVAYKDLSASNWAYTEVAKAVKAGYISGYSDGTIGTGKTISRQEAAVIINRLLKLDAAKTGALFSDSKDIAAWALDSVNAVAASGVMKGYSEDNSFRPGRDITRAEAVVSLTRTKVIEEAPASTPGNGGDTPSATTSPAASPTATPTATPTPVRSTYVPSDPTAAPTATPVATPTPTVIPTPVPTPVPTPVPTPIPTPAPTPVPTPVPTPVPTPEPTPIPTPVPTPVPTPVPTPVPTPVPTPVPTPVPTPNPGDTSAPLLTSVTLGAVTVGDNVYGTSNEAGYLYLVPSTVAGTATGLDDSVHAALGKKLAVTASVYSPLNTQGLPAGHYVVYAVDGSGNISAPSSTIEVEAIELTIGLPASLTESKTYDGTASAAVTANSLTGVLSGDDVNVQASAAYNSAALGVNKTITVTYTLSGAQAASYIAPAPYIVNTGSIALHPLTIEATNLTLAKFKDGTTAAAVTPGQLLGVVPGEDVTVSAVANYDTSAIGTGKTITVVYTLSGADAGNYIAPVSYIVTNGEIDRDQITRSRVYDGTTTAAVIVGAVTDIIEGDDVTVHAAGTYDTPNVGVNKIITISYTLTGADAGNYIPPVSYTINTGIITALQLNITTPVITESKIYDGNTSVQFTPGTLIGVIPGDDVTVSATATYSDAAVGSGKLITVVYTLSGEDAGNYLTPGNYMISTGAIVAP, encoded by the coding sequence TTGAACCATAGACCCGGCAAGCTTCTTCTTTCCACGCTAATGATAGCAACCACACTATTTACTCCCCTGGAGACAGCTCTAGGTGCTTCGGCACCTTCTTTAACAGGCATCACAGGCCACTGGGCACAAGGCGAGGTTACAGATTGGGTTGAAAAAGGCTTCATTCAGGGATATGCCGACGGCAGCTTCAAACCGGACAATAGTCTGAAAAGATCAGAATTCATGGCGCTCATCAACCGCGCCTTCGGATTCACCGAGACGGCACCTGTGGCCTATAAGGATCTCTCTGCAAGCAACTGGGCCTACACCGAGGTTGCCAAAGCGGTGAAAGCCGGATATATCAGCGGATATTCAGATGGTACCATCGGTACCGGCAAGACGATCAGCAGACAGGAAGCCGCAGTGATCATCAACCGGTTGTTGAAGCTGGATGCCGCTAAGACCGGTGCTCTTTTCAGCGATTCCAAGGATATTGCCGCCTGGGCACTGGATTCTGTCAATGCCGTGGCTGCGTCAGGAGTCATGAAGGGTTACTCGGAAGATAACAGCTTCAGACCCGGCAGGGATATTACCCGTGCGGAAGCCGTAGTGTCCTTAACACGCACCAAAGTTATTGAGGAGGCTCCAGCCAGTACTCCTGGAAATGGTGGAGACACACCTTCAGCAACCACCTCACCGGCAGCTAGTCCAACAGCCACACCAACTGCTACACCTACGCCGGTTCGGAGCACCTATGTCCCTTCCGATCCAACGGCTGCGCCTACAGCTACACCAGTAGCGACACCTACACCTACAGTAATACCTACACCAGTTCCTACACCAGTTCCTACACCAGTTCCTACACCAATTCCTACACCAGCTCCTACGCCAGTTCCTACACCAGTTCCTACACCAGTTCCTACGCCAGAACCCACACCAATTCCTACACCAGTTCCTACACCAGTTCCTACACCAGTTCCTACACCAGTTCCTACACCAGTTCCTACACCAGTTCCTACACCAGTTCCTACTCCTAATCCAGGCGATACGTCAGCCCCTTTACTTACCAGTGTGACCCTTGGAGCGGTTACTGTAGGAGATAATGTATACGGAACAAGCAACGAAGCGGGTTACTTGTATCTGGTCCCCTCCACAGTGGCCGGAACTGCAACCGGTCTGGATGATTCTGTTCATGCTGCTCTGGGTAAAAAGCTGGCGGTAACCGCCTCCGTCTATTCCCCGCTGAATACGCAAGGTCTGCCTGCCGGTCATTATGTTGTGTATGCTGTAGATGGCTCCGGCAATATCTCGGCCCCTTCCAGCACGATTGAGGTTGAAGCGATTGAGCTGACCATAGGGCTTCCCGCCTCCTTGACGGAGTCCAAAACCTATGACGGCACTGCCTCAGCAGCAGTAACCGCAAATTCGCTGACCGGTGTGCTGAGCGGTGACGATGTTAATGTGCAGGCCTCTGCTGCCTACAACAGCGCAGCGCTTGGGGTGAACAAGACTATAACCGTTACCTACACATTAAGCGGAGCGCAAGCAGCCAGCTATATTGCACCCGCTCCCTATATCGTGAATACGGGCAGCATCGCACTCCATCCGTTAACCATCGAAGCTACGAATTTGACCTTGGCGAAGTTCAAGGACGGAACAACAGCAGCAGCGGTGACTCCCGGACAGCTTCTAGGGGTAGTTCCCGGGGAAGATGTCACTGTGAGCGCCGTTGCCAACTATGATACATCTGCCATTGGGACGGGCAAGACCATAACTGTAGTCTATACGCTTAGCGGAGCAGATGCAGGCAATTATATTGCACCTGTGAGCTACATCGTTACCAATGGCGAGATTGACCGGGATCAGATCACACGCTCCAGAGTCTATGACGGAACTACAACAGCGGCAGTGATTGTCGGTGCTGTAACCGATATTATTGAAGGGGATGATGTGACCGTGCATGCCGCCGGTACCTATGACACTCCTAACGTGGGAGTGAACAAAATCATCACCATCTCCTACACCTTAACAGGAGCAGATGCGGGTAACTATATTCCACCAGTTAGCTACACCATTAATACAGGTATTATCACTGCTTTACAGCTCAACATTACAACACCAGTGATTACAGAATCCAAGATCTATGATGGAAATACATCGGTCCAGTTCACCCCCGGCACCCTGATCGGAGTCATTCCTGGCGATGATGTCACAGTCAGTGCAACAGCAACATACAGCGATGCTGCTGTCGGCAGCGGCAAACTCATCACTGTTGTCTACACCTTATCCGGCGAAGATGCCGGCAACTATTTGACACCCGGTAATTATATGATTTCAACAGGTGCGATTGTAGCGCCTTAA
- a CDS encoding RNA 2'-phosphotransferase, whose amino-acid sequence MDYAKLSKEVSYALRHAPWEYELELDEQGWVDIEQLLHSLHQDKKWEAVGAEDLDKMIAASDKQRHELAEGRIRALYGHSVPRKIIKQAETPPPILYHGTARQWVETILHEGLKPMKRQYVHFSVDTDTAKLVGGRKDSSPVILTIDAGRAAQEGIKFYHGNHNIWLADHIPPQFIAGL is encoded by the coding sequence ATGGATTATGCGAAGCTCAGCAAAGAGGTTTCCTACGCCCTGCGTCACGCGCCGTGGGAATATGAACTGGAATTGGATGAACAGGGGTGGGTGGATATTGAACAGCTGCTTCACTCGCTGCATCAGGACAAGAAGTGGGAAGCAGTCGGTGCAGAGGATCTGGACAAAATGATCGCAGCATCGGATAAGCAGCGGCATGAGCTTGCGGAGGGTAGAATAAGGGCGCTGTATGGTCACTCGGTCCCGCGAAAAATAATCAAGCAGGCTGAAACGCCGCCCCCTATTCTGTACCATGGAACAGCCAGGCAATGGGTAGAGACGATTCTGCACGAAGGACTGAAACCAATGAAGAGGCAGTATGTTCATTTCTCGGTGGATACGGATACAGCCAAGCTGGTGGGAGGTCGCAAGGATTCAAGTCCTGTAATCTTAACCATAGATGCCGGGCGGGCCGCACAGGAAGGAATTAAGTTCTACCACGGAAATCATAATATCTGGCTGGCGGACCATATTCCACCTCAATTTATTGCTGGTTTGTAG
- a CDS encoding TetR/AcrR family transcriptional regulator C-terminal domain-containing protein, protein MSNSLLTKNALARSLKKLMLTRPLNKITIQQLTADCGVTRHTFYNHFQDIYELLGWIYKSEVIEGLDQYCCWAGWKQGFLSVLRYTVNNKTICLNTFHSLGREHLEQFLYGVIYRVMISVVEELDRQAWPGQEQIPEPVRVQARLDIADFYTLAILEQVIHWLRAGANTDPAGVVDKVSRIMDGCIARGLEHYQSAVHPAK, encoded by the coding sequence ATGTCCAATTCACTTTTAACGAAGAACGCGTTAGCCCGGTCCCTGAAGAAGCTTATGCTCACAAGGCCGCTGAATAAAATAACGATCCAGCAGCTCACAGCGGATTGCGGGGTGACCCGCCATACGTTCTATAATCATTTTCAGGATATCTATGAGCTGCTCGGCTGGATCTACAAGTCAGAAGTAATTGAAGGACTGGATCAATACTGCTGCTGGGCGGGCTGGAAGCAAGGGTTCTTAAGCGTCCTGCGCTATACCGTAAATAACAAAACCATCTGTCTGAATACCTTCCATTCGCTGGGACGCGAGCATCTGGAGCAATTCCTGTACGGAGTGATTTACCGCGTCATGATCAGCGTAGTGGAGGAGCTGGACAGGCAGGCGTGGCCTGGACAGGAGCAGATCCCAGAACCTGTAAGAGTACAGGCCAGACTCGATATAGCCGATTTCTACACGCTGGCCATCCTTGAACAGGTGATCCACTGGCTCAGAGCAGGAGCGAATACAGATCCGGCCGGAGTGGTGGACAAGGTATCGCGGATTATGGACGGATGCATTGCCCGGGGGCTTGAGCATTATCAGTCTGCGGTGCACCCGGCGAAGTAA